The following is a genomic window from Bordetella sp. H567.
GCCACGCGGTCAAGGCGGCCATGCGCGGCGTCTTCCGCGAACGCCTGGCCACGCTGGGGCTGGGCCTGGAAAACCGCCTGGGCGACCGCATCGGGCTGCTGTCAGGCGGGCAGCGGCAGGCGGTCAGCCTGCTCATGGCGGCCTTGCAGCCCTCGCGCCTGCTGCTGCTGGACGAACACACGGCGGCGCTGGATCCACGCACCGCCGATTTCGTGCTCGGCCTGACGGCGCGCATCGTCGCGGAAAGCCGGCTCACCACGCTCATGGTCACGCACAGCATGCGCCAGGCGCTGGAAGTCGGCGATCGTACCGTCATGCTGCATCAGGGCCAGGTGGTGCTGGATGTGGCAGGCGAAGAACGCCGCGGATTGACCGTGCCGGACCTCCTGGCCATGTTCGAGCGTGTACGCGGCGAAAAACTCGCCGACGACGCTTTGCTCCTGGGATGAGCCGCGCGCCCGCCCGGCCGCCCGAAGGGCGCGCGCCCTCCCTCGGGGAGGCGGTCGCGCAGCGACAGGAGGGCACAATATCCAGCGCGCCCGCCCGGCCGCCCGA
Proteins encoded in this region:
- a CDS encoding ABC transporter ATP-binding protein, encoding MLSAHDLHITFNPGTPIETRALRGLSLHIPTGQFVTVIGSNGAGKSTFLNAVSGDQAIDAGRIEIDGVDMTSQPSWRRAEHIARVFQDPMAGTCEDLTIEENMALAQARGNRRGLRHAVKAAMRGVFRERLATLGLGLENRLGDRIGLLSGGQRQAVSLLMAALQPSRLLLLDEHTAALDPRTADFVLGLTARIVAESRLTTLMVTHSMRQALEVGDRTVMLHQGQVVLDVAGEERRGLTVPDLLAMFERVRGEKLADDALLLG